From a single Vicia villosa cultivar HV-30 ecotype Madison, WI unplaced genomic scaffold, Vvil1.0 ctg.002034F_1_1, whole genome shotgun sequence genomic region:
- the LOC131637586 gene encoding protein LIGHT-DEPENDENT SHORT HYPOCOTYLS 5-like, with product MDSSSAGASSSEPPTTSPTVTVTTVQPEGSSPPQPPPQAPPSRYESQKRRDWNTFLQYLQNHKPPLTLARCSGAHVIEFLKYLDQFGKTKVHVSGCPYFGHPNPPAPCACPLKQAWGSLDALIGRLRAAYEENGGRPESNPFGAKAVRIYLREVREGQAKARGIPYEKKKRKRTAVTVSAVSSSGGGANDDSGGGNGGAGDSTVVVGGGGTTTTSTTTTTANASTS from the coding sequence ATGGATTCATCATCAGCAGGAGCATCATCTTCAGAACCTCCAACAACTTCTCCTACGGTAACCGTAACCACCGTACAACCGGAGGGATCTTCACCACCGCAACCACCACCACAAGCTCCACCAAGCCGTTACGAATCTCAAAAGCGCCGTGACTGGAACACTTTCCTCCAATATCTACAAAACCACAAGCCACCATTGACGCTTGCAAGGTGCAGTGGCGCGCACGTGATCGAGTTTTTGAAATATCTCGATCAGTTCGGGAAGACGAAAGTTCATGTTTCCGGATGTCCGTATTTCGGACATCCGAATCCACCTGCTCCCTGCGCTTGTCCTTTGAAACAGGCGTGGGGAAGCCTTGATGCGTTGATAGGACGACTCAGAGCGGCCTATGAAGAAAACGGAGGCCGTCCTGAGTCGAATCCGTTCGGCGCTAAAGCTGTGAGAATTTACTTGAGGGAAGTGAGAGAAGGACAGGCTAAAGCTAGAGGGATTCCttatgagaagaagaagaggaagaggactGCAGTGACAGTGTCTGCTGTGAGTAGTAGTGGTGGTGGTGCTAATGATGATAGCGGTGGTGGTAACGGTGGTGCAGGTGATAGCACggttgttgttggtggtggtggTACAACTACAACTTCAACTACAACTACTACAGCTAATGCAAGTACTTCTTAG